One window of the Candidatus Zixiibacteriota bacterium genome contains the following:
- a CDS encoding Heterodisulfide reductase subunit C has product MPDQAGWRKIKYEEELDPGFADEIASIPGGEHLFNCIQCGTCSGMCPLSPEMDYTPRRIIAMIRAGFRQEVLSSYTCWLCASCYSCAVECPKNVKITDIMYAAKRLAIKEGVAPSRFPISVLAREFFNQVHSKGRSTEGRLIMRLYMKSNPFKALKQASLGLKLWTQGRIGVGSEAIKRKGELQRLLQAIEPEHMVRKGEVVTRKEVR; this is encoded by the coding sequence ATGCCTGACCAGGCCGGATGGCGTAAGATAAAATATGAAGAGGAACTCGATCCCGGGTTCGCCGACGAGATCGCGTCGATACCGGGGGGCGAGCATTTATTCAATTGCATCCAGTGCGGGACATGCAGCGGGATGTGCCCGTTGAGTCCGGAAATGGACTACACTCCGCGGCGGATCATAGCGATGATACGGGCGGGATTCCGCCAGGAAGTCTTGAGCAGTTATACCTGCTGGTTGTGCGCATCGTGCTATTCCTGTGCCGTGGAATGTCCGAAGAACGTGAAGATCACGGATATCATGTATGCGGCCAAGCGGCTGGCGATCAAGGAAGGCGTGGCCCCGTCGCGGTTCCCCATATCGGTTCTGGCGCGGGAATTTTTCAACCAGGTCCACAGCAAGGGACGGAGCACCGAAGGGCGGCTGATCATGCGGCTCTACATGAAATCGAATCCATTCAAAGCCCTGAAGCAGGCGAGCCTGGGACTGAAACTCTGGACGCAGGGACGGATCGGGGTCGGCTCGGAGGCGATCAAGAGAAAAGGGGAACTGCAGAGACTTCTGCAGGCGATCGAGCCGGAGCATATGGTGCGCAAGGGTGAAGTGGTCACGCGCAAGGAGGTCAGATGA
- a CDS encoding hypothetical protein (Evidence 5 : Unknown function): MNYFTYLAHYFEAVVGFYDRKR; this comes from the coding sequence GTGAATTATTTCACATATTTGGCCCATTATTTCGAGGCGGTCGTGGGGTTCTACGATAGAAAACGATAA